Within Chloroflexota bacterium, the genomic segment ATATCGGGCAGTCTTGCCCAATATCCAGGATGCCTTTCGCTTTAGCAGGTCATCAAGTTGCTGCAATTTATATGACCTGGGCACTACTACTGTAAGTCCTGCCCGTTCTCTCACCTCAAGCCGGACGCACCTTGCTCTATGGCTGCGCTTGAGTGTGTACGATATAAGCTGACCATCAAGGATGACTTCCTTTTGCCCAAGCAGGATCAATGGTGAACAAGCTCGTACAGGTGTGGCCGATATTAGGGATGGATAAAGGTCAGACCCCAAATTCACTTTCAACTTTTCGAATCAATCAGACGGGGCAACTCCAGGGTTGTGGTTTATAGTGGTTTATAGTGAAACCATCGAAGAATATAGTCCATTCCCAACATGCCCAGATAGGCCACATAGGTTCCCTTTACTATTTTCCCGGCTGCAACTACCAAGTAGAACTTCCACGGTGGCATGCGTGTGGCTCCTGCCGTAGCACCTATGAGATCAAAGAAGGGATTGAATACCGCTGAAGCAAGAAAGAGGGTCAGGTATCCGTGTTTCTTCATCCAACCCTCTATACGAGAATATAATCTCTGCGCTCTGCCAGGTTTCTGGTTCTTGAGAAAGGAACCGCTGCCGCGCCCGGCAAGATAGCCCGTGAACTCCCCGAGTGCCTCACCCAGGCCGGCAGCTATACCAACAAGGAAGGGGTACGGCAGCAAGCCTCCGAGGGCAAATACCAGCGGCACGCCGGGGACATAGACAATAATGGTGGCGCCGGCCATGAAGCTAACCACAAAAGCGCCGAGGTAACCATATTCTTTGAAATCCCTTAACTCACTGCGGTAAATTACCGCCAGTGCTGCTATCGCAATGACCAGCAGGGCAGATAGCAGAATCAAATAGCGTCCGGTTTTGCGAGGCTCTTTCCCTTTATCTTCTTCTTTGTTATATTTGTTATCGCTATCGTTTGTGGTCATCTTTCGTCGCTCAAGGATACAGGCAAATTGGAGCACAAGTCAAAAACCGTTGACATGGCTATTTCTGTCTGTTATACCCTATGATAGACATGGCTCGAAAACAGTCCCTAAAGATGCTATGATTGGGCGGGCAAGGGAGGGATAGATATGTCTGGACATTCGAAGTGGTCCAAGATCAAGCGACAAAAGGGCGTAACGGATATCAAAAGGGGGCAGCTCTTTACCAAGTTGGGTAGAGAGATTGCGGTGGCGGTTCGTGAAGGGGGAAGCGACCCCGAACATAATTTTCGCCTTCGGTTGGCAATACAGAAATGCCGTGACAACAATATGCCAATGGATAACGTCAACGCCTCTATCAAGAGAGCGAGCGGTGCGGGAGCCGGCACAATACTAACCGAGGTCAGTTTCGAAGGTTACGGACCCGGTGGCGTAGCCATTCTTGTTCAGGCACTGACAGATAACCGCAACCGTACACTGCAGGAGATACGCAATGTCTTCTCCAGAGGCGGGGGTAATCTCGCAGAAGCGGGAGGAGTAGCCTGGATATTCGAGCCCAAGGGGGTAATTACAGTGGAAACCGGCCAAAACGATCCGGAAGAGTTGGCTCTCTCTGCTATTGATGCCGGCGCTGAAGATGTCACTCTTGAGAAAGACTCTATGGAAGTCTATACCCAACCGCAAATGCTGGAAACAGTGCGTAAGGCCATGGAGCAGAAGAAGACAAAAATAGTCTCCGCCGAGCTATCAATGATACCCAAGACCATGCTGGGGCTGGATGACGCTGGGGCACTGCGCGTTCTCAAGCTCCTGGACCGATTTGAGGAGCTGGACGATGTGCAGCGAGTATTCTCCAATGTCGATTTCTCTGATGCCGTCATGGAGAAGCTGGAGGGCCGGGATTGACAGGTTTTGGGCACGCTATGAACAGGAACATCAAGATTGCACCAGGGGTGTCTTAAACGTCAGTGCGCATTCTTGGCATCGATCCGGGTACCATAGCCATGGGCTATGGTTTGATTGATGAGAAGAACGATGAGCCAAGAATGTTAGATTGCGGAGTCCTGACAGTTTCAAACCGGATTCCCGCGCCTGAGAGATTGTACCAATTATACAAGGGTCTTATAGATATCCTCAATCGCTGTCAGCCCGAAGAGATGGCCGTCGAAGAGCCATTCGTAGCTCTTAACATTCGCTCGGCATTGGCGATAGGCCGAGCACAGGCAGTAGCTATGTTGGCTGCCAGCAGTAAAGGCATCCCTGTCTATACCTACCCGCCAGCTAAGATTAAGCAAGCAGTAGCCGACTATGGATGTAGTGGGAAGGAACAGGTTCAGCGGATGGTATGCATCCAGTTGAGGCTGACACAAATCCCCCGCTCGATCGACGCAACAGACGCTCTAGCAGTAGCTCTATGCCATCTCCAACAGAAGCACCTGGCCAGGATGATAGCAGGAGGCGACCGCGAGTCATCATGATTGCTGCTGTTGAAGGAACCCTGGAACTCCGGAGCACAGACTCGGTCATCATTAGAGTGGGTGGAATAAGTTTTCAGGTATATCTGCCGGCCTCTAGCATAGACGAGCTAGGTCCTGTAGGAAAACAAGTACAACTCCACACACTTCTCCACTGGAAGGAGGACAGAGTAGTTCTCTACGGATTCCTTACTCAAGAGGGGCGCGAATTTTTCAAGATGCTCACCAG encodes:
- a CDS encoding DUF45 domain-containing protein, with the protein product MNLGSDLYPSLISATPVRACSPLILLGQKEVILDGQLISYTLKRSHRARCVRLEVRERAGLTVVVPRSYKLQQLDDLLKRKASWILGKTARYVQNTPLFAPGELKSGDSIPYLGQELQVAVCQQTE
- a CDS encoding VTT domain-containing protein, with amino-acid sequence MTTNDSDNKYNKEEDKGKEPRKTGRYLILLSALLVIAIAALAVIYRSELRDFKEYGYLGAFVVSFMAGATIIVYVPGVPLVFALGGLLPYPFLVGIAAGLGEALGEFTGYLAGRGSGSFLKNQKPGRAQRLYSRIEGWMKKHGYLTLFLASAVFNPFFDLIGATAGATRMPPWKFYLVVAAGKIVKGTYVAYLGMLGMDYILRWFHYKPL
- a CDS encoding YebC/PmpR family DNA-binding transcriptional regulator, with translation MSGHSKWSKIKRQKGVTDIKRGQLFTKLGREIAVAVREGGSDPEHNFRLRLAIQKCRDNNMPMDNVNASIKRASGAGAGTILTEVSFEGYGPGGVAILVQALTDNRNRTLQEIRNVFSRGGGNLAEAGGVAWIFEPKGVITVETGQNDPEELALSAIDAGAEDVTLEKDSMEVYTQPQMLETVRKAMEQKKTKIVSAELSMIPKTMLGLDDAGALRVLKLLDRFEELDDVQRVFSNVDFSDAVMEKLEGRD
- the ruvC gene encoding crossover junction endodeoxyribonuclease RuvC, with amino-acid sequence MRILGIDPGTIAMGYGLIDEKNDEPRMLDCGVLTVSNRIPAPERLYQLYKGLIDILNRCQPEEMAVEEPFVALNIRSALAIGRAQAVAMLAASSKGIPVYTYPPAKIKQAVADYGCSGKEQVQRMVCIQLRLTQIPRSIDATDALAVALCHLQQKHLARMIAGGDRESS